ATACTCAATAAGCAAGTCCACCTTCAATAAATTGAGAAACAGCTATGACTGTCGCCCAGATTCCCTTAGAACCCTTTAAAGTTCTAGTGGCAACAAGAAGCAACAGGAGGATACCAATCATCACACGGATCATGCGATCGATATCGCCTAAGTTCTTTTGAAAATCTAAATGATATTTCATGATAAATCCCTCCTTGTGTTATTATGTGGGATTTATTTTTTTACATTCATTATTTTGCATAGATAAGAAATAGTTGTATTATCGACTTATTTTTTGAATTACGTTGGAAATGCTATGCGGATAAAAAGATATTCTGTGGTCCATACTATTACCATCTTATGGAGAAAGTAGGTGGTAATATGAATAATACAGCGATGGCATTAGTAGTTAAATTTGTTTTGACATTTGGAGCTGCAATTCTTGCGTTTTATATGATTGATGGTAATCCTATCGGTTGGGTATTCTTTGTAGCATTAATAGGTACTGTAGCTAACTATATTCTAGGGGACTTAATCGTCCTTCCAGCTTACGGGAATGTATTTGCAGCGTTTGGCGATGGAGTCATGGCAGCAATCATTGCATATGGAGTCGCTATGTTTAGTACTGTATTTATAGTTAGTAACACTTCTCTTTTTGTTTTCCTCGCAATTGTTGTAGTGGCAGAGCTATTCTTCCATATGTATTTAAAGAGGGATAGAAAAGTTGCACCTTAGCTTGTTTAATATCATAGGTTGTAAAAGCTTTCAATTCGTAGAGCAGCTTAAGAGAGACCAGTCTTTATTGGGGACTGGTCTCTTAGTTTTACGATGATTATATTCTTTTAATATGCACAAAAGAATGATAGAAAGCAATGCCTTTACTCCCCGTCGAATGTGTTCCCATGTCTGTCTTTTCACCTGTTATTAAGTCATTCACAAATGAATTTGAATTGTTTAACCATCCTTGATAATATAATACAACGTTCGGTGCAACATCGCGCGATATTTTAATTTTCCCAACAATATAACCTTTCGCATTGTAGATTTGAGCTAGTGTCCCTTCAGCAAGCATTTCTTTTTTTGCTATAGCTGGATGGATAATGATATGCGGTTCTAACCCTAATTGCTGAATCCATGGCATATTCTGAAATTGCGAGTTAATAGCAAATTGTGCATGGGTTGTAAGAAACCAATAAGGATACGGTGATGTCTTCAAATCTATAATATCTGCAGGCAAACCTGCCATAGGAGAAAGTTGTGTATCTTCCGCTCTTTTAGAGAAAAACTCGAATTTTCCAGAAGGAGTTTGGAAATTTAGGTCACTCCAAGCTGTAGGTAGTTTCATTTGTTTAGGACTCTCTAATAACTCTCGCCAATGGGTAATCTCTAGCTGCTGATAAATTTCATCAGTAAACTCTTGATCGATTAATTGCTCAGGCGTCATATTTGTTGGGAATTTGCAATAACCAGGCTTTTTTTGATTTAATGTTTTTGATAGTAGCTGAGCAATTTCTAATTCGCTTTTACTTTCAAAATATGGGTTAATTGCTGGTTGATTTATAGCAATCCAATGATGCCAGTAACTAGTTACTACATCCCATTCCTCAAATTGAGTTGTGGTGGGCAACAAAATATCTGACTGTTGAGCCGTAGGAGTTAAAAATTGGTCTACTGTGACAATTAGATCAACACTTTTTAAAGCTTGCATTAAGGCTTTTCGATTTGGTGATTGTGTGAGGAGATTACGTCCAGAAATCCACAATAGTTTGATAGGAGGATCATTGATTCTTGCTAATTCGTTAGTAAAGTCGTTAATATCATAGAATCGCGTATTCGTATTTTTTTCTCGCATGAGTATGTTATAAGTAAATTTCGATGTTTCTTGGTGAGCGTAGTGGACACCACCACCGAGAAGGCCTATATTCCCTGTTAAAGCAGCTAACGCATTTATTGCACGGATGGTTTTGCCGCCATGTATATGACGTTGCAATCCAAACCCTGCCCATAAGAATACCGGCTTTGATTGACTTATAAGGGAAGCTAGAGTTTCAATTGCTTCTACGGATTGACCACATTGCTTCGCGATAAATTGTAAGTCGAGCTGTGATAAATATTGCAAATACAATTCCCAACCGTGCGTATATCTTTGTATAAATTCGTTATTTTGCCAGTTTTTTTCACAAATAACTTTGGCTATTCCTAGTGCTAAATAGATATCTGAGCCTGGGCTGACTTGGAAAAAGTGGTCTGCCTTCTTAGCTGTTGTAGTATATATGGGATCAATGACAATAATTGTTGCGCCATTTGCTCTCGCTTGAAAGATAAACGGCATACTATGGACGGCTGTCCAAGCTGGGTTTACACCCCAGAGCACAATTACTTTAGCATGTATGATGTTGAACGGGTCCGATGTTAAGGAATTTCCATAGTCGTAGAATTGTGCATCTAACCCTGCAGACCAGCAGGGCGAACCAATAGCCTGAGTTGTATCTCCGAGGCTGTTGAACATCCCTTCTACCGCGTGATGGAGTAATCCGAAATTACCGGAGTATTTATTTAGTGCAAGTGATAAATGGGAGGCATATCTATCGTGCAAACTTATAATACGATTAGCAATTACATCCATGGCCTCGTCCCAACTTACTTCTTTCCAACGACCGGACCCTCTATGTGATTGTATCATGGGACGTTTTACTCGCTCCGGATGATACACGCGGTTTACATAGCTATAGCCTTTAGCGCATAACTTGCCATTTGTATAAAGATGTTTAGGGTCACCTTCTACCTTTTTTAATACACCATTTTGAACATAGGCAAGAATACTACAAGTATCGTAGCAATTTCTCGGACATGCATGGCGTGTTATAGTGAAGGGATTATCATATAATGACATTAAGAGCACCCCAATATATAATGAAGGTAATGTGAATGATTGGATTATAACACAAATCGTTTGTGTTTGGAGTGATACCTTGAATAAACAAAAGGGCTTTCTTATCAACTTAGACAAATGCATTGGATGTAAAGGGTGTGAAATGGCCTGTCAAAATGAGCATAGGTTGTTAGAAAAACGGAGAAGGAAAATAACTGGTTTTGATGATCGGCAAAGGGATGTTTCCGGTTTTATTTCGATGGCATGTAATCATTGTGAGAGCCCAGCGTGTATAGCGGTGTGTCCAAAACATTGCTTTAAGAAACGCAGGAACGGTATTGTGTTTCACGATGCTCTCCATTGTTCAGGGTGTAAAAGTTGTGTGGGTGCTTGTCCCTTTGGTGCGCCTAAATACATCACTATAACCGGAAAAGTGGATAAGTGTAATATGTGTGCAGAAAGACTAGAACATGGGTTACAACCAGCTTGTACAAGTTCATGCATCACGGGAGCTTTATCTCTTATAAATTTGTCTGCTAATGAAAATATGTATTGCCGACTGCCTGCCAATATAAAAATGGCACAATTCACAAAACCGTCTGTCAGATTTATTCTTCCCAATAAACCTAAACAATATTGGCTGAAAGCAGATAAGAGTGGAGAGGAGGGCTTAACGTGACTGGACATCGTGCTCAATTACGACAACTACTATATACTGAGATGTTTACTGGCTTTCAGTTGATTTGTGGCGAATTGACAAACCAGCAAATCATATCAAAAGTTATGCCTTTTTCATTGTTATCTATTGAGAAGGTAGATAGGCTGGATAAAATATTAGTAACAATTGACCAAGAAACGGATCTCTCAACATGGGTAGAGACAGTTGAACAGTTTCAAGCTCAGATTGTCGGAATTATCGTATGTGGGAAAGATTCTAATAAAAATCTGAGGTTAGTTTCAGAGAATATCCATATCATACAAAGTCCTCTAATTTATACTGAACAGGTTGAAAGTGAGGATATTATAAATCAATTTAAATTCGTCGGAAGTCTAGTTGAGCAAAATAAATTATTGGATTATATATCATCGAGTAATCGAAGTTTCTTTAATATTTCAAATAAACAGGGGATAGTTCATCTATGGACTTATCTTGAGAATACCATTAATCAAAAACTTATAGTATTAAACTCACGTCTAGAGCCACTCACGCTCATTGAATCAGTAAACACAAATACTGAGTACATAGAGGAATTGCAGCACTTACGGAAGTATTTCCAATCTTTAACCCATCCGCTTGATGAAATTGAGCATGTTGTCATTAATCTAAGCCAACAACAGTTTTCTTGGACCTTGATTAGAATATTCATTGATACTACCATAGGATACATTGCAATCCCTGAGAACAAATATAAGCTTGATGAAATAGATGTCGCTTACGTACAGAAGATAATTCCAGTAATTATTACAGAAATACAAAAACAAAAAGAAATAATTGAAACAAAGAAGCTATATAAGCAAAACTTTCTATATGACTTATTACATAACAATTTAGAAGATTCCGCTAATATTATAATTGAACAGGGAAATCTATGGGGTTGGGATTTAACAAAACCCCATCATTTAATGCTTATTGACATTCAGCGTAAAGATAAAAGGAAACTAACAATGGATTCCTTAATGAGCCATCGCACTACCATAAAAAACGTTGTATCAGGTTTATTAAACTCACCTATTATCGAAGAATTCCATGGGAAAATCATTGTAATGTATTCTGATAATCATCAAGTAGATCGTAAGAAACAAAAAGAAGGTATAAAAGATTTAGCAGAAAGAATTTGGACTAGTATGGATAAGCATGACGCAAAAACCGATTATAAGATTGGTATAGGTCGATTCTACCCAACAATAGAAGAGTTATGTCGTAGTTATCAAGAGGCTAAAACTGCACTAGATTTAAATCGACATATTGAAACTAGTGTGATTCATTTTGAAGACCTTGGTGTCATGAGATTATTAACGAATATTCGTAATGAATTGCTGGATGATTTTTTTAGGGAGTATTTGCTAGAGCTTATGACATTCGATGAACAAAACAATACAAATTTCTTACATACTTTGCAAGTGTATTTTGCCGAGAATGGAAATATGAAATCCACAGCTCAGAGAATGTTTCTTCACACCAACACACTGCGCTATCGGCTGAAGAAAGTGGAAGAAATACTGGGTGTCGACTTACAAAAACCAGAGCACTTTGTAAATTTGTATGTAGCAGTACTAATCTATAGCTTAAATAATCGTTAATAGAAAATAGAAAATAGAAAATAGAAAATAGAAAATAGAAATTAGAAATTAAAATATTGATTGTTAAAGTAGGAGCTTAGTCTAAGCTCTTATTTTTTTTACTATCAGAAAGTATAAGTTTTTAAATGTAGATAGTATAACGGCAACTAAGGCATTCAACTTTGTCAGAAGGACTTGGCGAATGCCAAGTTTTCTTTATGGATTAAGAAGAATTTGTGTTGTAAAAAGTACAAAAGTTGAAGCAAAACACTGAAAATATCACAAATCTATTCACATTTTATTCATATACAATGAACTTAAGCTAGAGAAGTGACATTCGGTAAGGGGGATTAGAGATTGAACAACCGACGTTGGGCTATTTTCCTCGTATTGATTACCTTTATCCTTGGAGGATGTCAAAAAAATATACAACCAAAACAATCACTAGCGCCAGATACTACTACCATTCAAGTACTGCAAGAACATAAAGAGAAAGAGCAAGTGTTTAAAAGTGGTTCCAGTAATGAGGATTATGTGGGTATTGTAAAAGAAAAAAGTCATCAGCTAGCTATAGAAAAGGAAGACGAAACAACTCCTGGAGTTCGTAAGATTACGATTAAATGCGGAGTTCAGATTGAGCTTCCTAGTGCTAAGTTAAGAAAGTAGAGGTGAAGGAATATGACAATAAATCTATTACAAGTAGAAATGAATCAAGCGAAGTTGTCCCTATATCATATACTCTCACAAT
The nucleotide sequence above comes from Desulfuribacillus stibiiarsenatis. Encoded proteins:
- a CDS encoding molybdopterin-dependent oxidoreductase yields the protein MSLYDNPFTITRHACPRNCYDTCSILAYVQNGVLKKVEGDPKHLYTNGKLCAKGYSYVNRVYHPERVKRPMIQSHRGSGRWKEVSWDEAMDVIANRIISLHDRYASHLSLALNKYSGNFGLLHHAVEGMFNSLGDTTQAIGSPCWSAGLDAQFYDYGNSLTSDPFNIIHAKVIVLWGVNPAWTAVHSMPFIFQARANGATIIVIDPIYTTTAKKADHFFQVSPGSDIYLALGIAKVICEKNWQNNEFIQRYTHGWELYLQYLSQLDLQFIAKQCGQSVEAIETLASLISQSKPVFLWAGFGLQRHIHGGKTIRAINALAALTGNIGLLGGGVHYAHQETSKFTYNILMREKNTNTRFYDINDFTNELARINDPPIKLLWISGRNLLTQSPNRKALMQALKSVDLIVTVDQFLTPTAQQSDILLPTTTQFEEWDVVTSYWHHWIAINQPAINPYFESKSELEIAQLLSKTLNQKKPGYCKFPTNMTPEQLIDQEFTDEIYQQLEITHWRELLESPKQMKLPTAWSDLNFQTPSGKFEFFSKRAEDTQLSPMAGLPADIIDLKTSPYPYWFLTTHAQFAINSQFQNMPWIQQLGLEPHIIIHPAIAKKEMLAEGTLAQIYNAKGYIVGKIKISRDVAPNVVLYYQGWLNNSNSFVNDLITGEKTDMGTHSTGSKGIAFYHSFVHIKRI
- a CDS encoding 4Fe-4S dicluster domain-containing protein, with the translated sequence MNKQKGFLINLDKCIGCKGCEMACQNEHRLLEKRRRKITGFDDRQRDVSGFISMACNHCESPACIAVCPKHCFKKRRNGIVFHDALHCSGCKSCVGACPFGAPKYITITGKVDKCNMCAERLEHGLQPACTSSCITGALSLINLSANENMYCRLPANIKMAQFTKPSVRFILPNKPKQYWLKADKSGEEGLT
- a CDS encoding PucR family transcriptional regulator, with protein sequence MTGHRAQLRQLLYTEMFTGFQLICGELTNQQIISKVMPFSLLSIEKVDRLDKILVTIDQETDLSTWVETVEQFQAQIVGIIVCGKDSNKNLRLVSENIHIIQSPLIYTEQVESEDIINQFKFVGSLVEQNKLLDYISSSNRSFFNISNKQGIVHLWTYLENTINQKLIVLNSRLEPLTLIESVNTNTEYIEELQHLRKYFQSLTHPLDEIEHVVINLSQQQFSWTLIRIFIDTTIGYIAIPENKYKLDEIDVAYVQKIIPVIITEIQKQKEIIETKKLYKQNFLYDLLHNNLEDSANIIIEQGNLWGWDLTKPHHLMLIDIQRKDKRKLTMDSLMSHRTTIKNVVSGLLNSPIIEEFHGKIIVMYSDNHQVDRKKQKEGIKDLAERIWTSMDKHDAKTDYKIGIGRFYPTIEELCRSYQEAKTALDLNRHIETSVIHFEDLGVMRLLTNIRNELLDDFFREYLLELMTFDEQNNTNFLHTLQVYFAENGNMKSTAQRMFLHTNTLRYRLKKVEEILGVDLQKPEHFVNLYVAVLIYSLNNR
- a CDS encoding DUF2512 family protein; protein product: MNNTAMALVVKFVLTFGAAILAFYMIDGNPIGWVFFVALIGTVANYILGDLIVLPAYGNVFAAFGDGVMAAIIAYGVAMFSTVFIVSNTSLFVFLAIVVVAELFFHMYLKRDRKVAP
- a CDS encoding YgaP family membrane protein; amino-acid sequence: MKYHLDFQKNLGDIDRMIRVMIGILLLLLVATRTLKGSKGIWATVIAVSQFIEGGLAY